The following proteins come from a genomic window of Nocardiopsis sp. YSL2:
- the rodA gene encoding rod shape-determining protein RodA, whose product MSTHMGGAPSRGAGLLRSASEAAGLARRLDWTLILAAAALCAVGSLLVWSATLPGDGGSPWDSTDHLRRHLAHTAVAWAVCLVVASVDYRTVRAYAPLVYLATVVALLLVLTPLGAVINGSRGWIVVGGFQFQPSELAKVGLLLMLASILGEPRDGETKPMTRDVLFCLALLAAPLVLVMLQPDLGTGLVLGAIFLGMLTLSGAPVVWVAGMLASGAAAAFCVWWFDMLEPYQLDRITTLIDPSADPQGAGYNSAQALIAVGSGGFDGTGLFQGEQTHGRFVPEQHTDFIFTVAGEELGFVGAGAILVLFTLVVWRILRIAQGCDQPYPRLVCVGVAAWFAFQAFINIGMGLGIMPVTGLPLPFVSYGGTAIVANLLALGLVLGVNSRDRGFE is encoded by the coding sequence ATGAGTACACACATGGGCGGTGCCCCGAGCAGGGGCGCCGGACTGCTCCGGAGCGCCTCCGAGGCCGCGGGGCTGGCCCGGCGGCTGGACTGGACGCTCATCCTCGCGGCTGCGGCGCTGTGCGCGGTCGGGTCGCTCCTGGTGTGGTCGGCCACGCTGCCCGGCGACGGGGGGAGTCCGTGGGACTCCACCGACCACCTCCGGCGCCACCTGGCGCACACGGCGGTGGCCTGGGCGGTGTGCCTGGTCGTGGCCTCGGTGGACTACAGGACCGTGCGCGCCTACGCGCCCCTGGTCTATCTGGCGACCGTCGTCGCCCTGCTGCTGGTGCTCACCCCGCTGGGCGCGGTGATCAACGGCTCGCGCGGGTGGATCGTCGTCGGCGGCTTCCAGTTCCAGCCGAGCGAACTGGCCAAGGTCGGCCTGCTCCTGATGCTGGCCTCGATCCTGGGGGAGCCGCGCGACGGCGAGACCAAGCCGATGACCAGGGACGTGCTGTTCTGCCTGGCCCTGCTGGCGGCGCCGCTGGTGCTGGTCATGCTCCAGCCCGACCTGGGGACGGGGCTGGTCCTGGGCGCGATCTTCCTGGGCATGCTGACCCTGTCGGGCGCTCCGGTGGTGTGGGTCGCGGGCATGCTCGCCAGCGGCGCGGCCGCCGCCTTCTGCGTGTGGTGGTTCGACATGCTGGAGCCCTACCAGCTGGACCGGATCACCACCCTCATCGACCCGTCCGCGGATCCGCAGGGAGCGGGGTACAACTCCGCCCAGGCGCTCATCGCCGTGGGGTCGGGCGGATTCGACGGCACCGGGCTCTTCCAGGGCGAGCAGACACACGGCCGGTTCGTGCCCGAGCAGCACACGGACTTCATCTTCACCGTGGCGGGGGAGGAGCTCGGGTTCGTGGGCGCCGGGGCGATCCTGGTGCTCTTCACCCTGGTCGTGTGGCGGATCCTGCGCATCGCCCAGGGCTGCGACCAGCCCTATCCGCGCCTGGTGTGCGTGGGCGTGGCCGCCTGGTTCGCCTTCCAGGCCTTCATCAACATCGGGATGGGGCTGGGCATCATGCCGGTGACCGGGCTGCCGCTGCCGTTCGTGTCCTACGGCGGTACGGCGATCGTGGCCAACCTGCTCGCCCTGGGCCTGGTGCTCGGCGTCAACTCCCGGGACCGCGGCTTCGAGTAG
- a CDS encoding TIGR03960 family B12-binding radical SAM protein — MPVESLFPRLEPLLSQVGKPIQYVGGELNSVVKDWDTAQVRWALMYPDAYEVGVPNQGVQILYEVLNEREGVLAERCYAVWPDMEKLMREHGVPHFTVDAHRPLAAFDVLGLSFASEMGYTNMLTALDLAGIPLRSADRTDEHPIVLAGGHSAFNPEPIADFLDAVVLGDGEEITLAITEIIREFKDEGEPGGRDGLLLRLAATGGVYVPRFFDVDYHEDGRIAAYRPNRPGVPPVVQKHTVMDLDQWPYPKKPIVPTAESVHERYSVEIFRGCTRGCRFCQAGMITRPVRERNQETVTRMVEEGVKASGFQEVGLLSLSSADHSEIGDIAKGLADRYEGTNTGLSLPSTRVDAFNIDLANELTRNGRRSGLTFAPEGGSERMRRVINKMVTEEDLIRTVTAAYAAGWRQVKLYFMCGLPTEEDEDVLAIADLATEVIRTGREVTGRKDIRCTVSIGGFVPKPQTPFQWAGQTSHEDVDARLRKLRDRLRGDRKYGKSIGLRYHEGRPSIIEGLLSRGDRRVGRVVEEAWRAGGRFDGWSEHFSYDRWAGAAEAALGETAVDLDWYTTRDRDEDEVLPWDHLDAGLDRSWLWQDWQDSLHGEESLEVDDCRWNPCYDCGVCPSMGTEIQINAPAEGRPSLPLTVL, encoded by the coding sequence ATGCCCGTCGAAAGCCTCTTCCCGCGACTGGAGCCGCTGCTCTCGCAGGTGGGCAAGCCCATCCAGTATGTCGGGGGCGAACTGAACTCCGTCGTCAAGGACTGGGACACGGCACAGGTGCGCTGGGCACTCATGTACCCGGACGCCTACGAGGTCGGTGTGCCCAACCAGGGCGTCCAGATCCTGTACGAGGTCCTCAACGAGCGCGAGGGCGTGCTGGCCGAGCGCTGCTACGCGGTGTGGCCGGACATGGAGAAGCTCATGCGCGAGCACGGGGTGCCGCACTTCACCGTGGACGCGCACCGCCCGCTCGCCGCCTTCGACGTGCTCGGGCTGAGCTTCGCCAGCGAGATGGGCTACACGAACATGCTCACGGCGCTGGACCTGGCGGGCATCCCGCTGCGCTCGGCCGACCGCACGGACGAGCACCCGATCGTGCTGGCCGGCGGGCACTCGGCCTTCAACCCCGAGCCGATCGCCGACTTCCTGGACGCGGTCGTGCTGGGCGACGGCGAGGAGATCACCCTCGCGATCACCGAGATCATCCGCGAGTTCAAGGACGAGGGCGAGCCCGGCGGCCGCGACGGGCTGCTCCTGCGCCTGGCCGCGACCGGCGGGGTCTACGTGCCCCGCTTCTTCGACGTGGACTACCACGAGGACGGCCGGATCGCCGCCTACCGGCCCAACCGGCCCGGAGTGCCCCCGGTGGTGCAGAAGCACACCGTGATGGACCTCGACCAGTGGCCCTATCCCAAGAAGCCGATCGTGCCCACCGCCGAGTCGGTGCACGAGCGCTACAGCGTGGAGATCTTCCGCGGGTGCACCCGCGGCTGCCGGTTCTGCCAGGCGGGCATGATCACGCGGCCGGTGCGCGAGCGCAACCAGGAGACCGTCACCAGGATGGTCGAGGAGGGCGTCAAGGCCTCGGGGTTCCAGGAGGTGGGGCTGCTCTCGCTCTCCAGCGCCGACCACAGCGAGATCGGCGACATCGCCAAGGGCCTCGCCGACCGCTACGAGGGCACCAACACGGGCCTGTCGCTGCCCTCCACCCGTGTGGACGCCTTCAACATCGACCTGGCCAACGAGCTGACCCGCAACGGGCGCCGATCCGGGCTGACCTTCGCGCCCGAGGGCGGCAGCGAGCGGATGCGGCGCGTGATCAACAAGATGGTCACCGAGGAGGACCTCATCCGCACCGTCACCGCCGCCTACGCGGCCGGGTGGCGCCAGGTGAAGCTGTACTTCATGTGCGGGCTGCCCACCGAGGAGGACGAGGACGTCCTGGCCATCGCCGACCTGGCCACGGAGGTCATCCGGACCGGACGCGAGGTGACCGGGCGCAAGGACATCCGGTGCACCGTGTCCATCGGCGGGTTCGTGCCCAAGCCGCAGACACCGTTCCAGTGGGCGGGGCAGACCTCGCACGAGGACGTCGACGCCCGCCTGCGCAAGCTCCGCGACCGACTGCGGGGGGACCGCAAGTACGGCAAGTCCATCGGTCTGCGCTACCACGAGGGGCGGCCCTCGATCATCGAGGGCCTGCTGTCCCGCGGGGACCGCAGGGTCGGCCGGGTCGTGGAGGAGGCCTGGCGCGCCGGCGGCCGCTTCGACGGCTGGAGTGAGCACTTCTCCTACGACCGCTGGGCCGGGGCCGCCGAGGCCGCTCTGGGCGAGACGGCCGTGGACCTGGACTGGTACACCACACGCGACCGGGACGAGGACGAGGTCCTGCCCTGGGACCACCTCGACGCCGGGCTCGACCGCTCGTGGCTGTGGCAGGACTGGCAGGACTCGCTGCACGGCGAGGAGTCGCTGGAGGTCGACGACTGCCGGTGGAACCCCTGCTACGACTGCGGCGTGTGCCCGAGCATGGGCACCGAGATCCAGATCAACGCCCCGGCCGAGGGCCGACCGAGCCTGCCCCTGACCGTGCTGTGA